The nucleotide sequence GAACGTACCGCCTCCGAAGTCGAAGACCACGAGCTTTTCATTTTTCTTTTTGTTGAATCCGTATGCAAGAGCGGCTGCTGTCGGCTCTGGAAGTACGCGGAGCACCGTGAGTCCCGCGATCTCTCCGGCGTTCTTTGTCGCCTGTCTTTGTGAGTCGTTGAAATACGCTGGGACGGTGATGATTGCCTCGGTTACTTTCTCTCCGAGCTTTGCTTCTGCGTCTGCTTTCAATTTCTGGAGAAAGATAGCAGAAATTTCTTCTGGGCGATAATTTTTATCTCCCATTTTCACTTCCACTCCTCCATTTGTTCCCTTTACGACTTCGTAGGGCACGGATGCTTTGTCTTTCTGCACTGCTTCCTCGTCGAACTGGTGGCCCATAAAACGCTTGATCTGGTAGATCGTGTTCTTTGGATTGGTCACTGCTTGTCGGCGTGCTAAAAGGCCCGCGAGCGTCTCTCCGGTCTTTGCTTTTGCTACTATCGAAGGTGTGGTTCGCACTCCTTCGGCATTTTCGAGAATTTTCGGCTCGCCTCCTTCCATTACCGCGACAGCCGAGTAGGTTGTACCTAAGTCGATTCCTATTACTTTAGACATTGTGTTTAATTAAATTAAAGATGATAAAAAATCAAATTCAATTTAATTAGACGGCGCACGAGCTCCTATTGTTGCAATAAATCCTGTTTGGAAAATTGAAGTCTCGAAAAATGGTGAAATAACGGGAAGCGTCTTTGTAAGTCGGCGAACGGAAGTGGAAATTTTTCCAGGAAGAGAAAAATTTCCGCTTGAAACCTCCCCTTTCAGTACCACCTGCTCCTTTGCAATAATCCGTACAATCCGTGGTTCAGAAACAGCAATAAGCTCGCTTCCCTCTTTGCGGAAAGCGACAGCATAAATCACCACCGACGTTCCCTTGTCGACAGTGAAGAATTTAACTATGCGGTTTTCTCGTTGCTGGATTTGCATGGTTCTTATCGAACTTCGATATATGGTTTCTCTAAATTTCTAAAAGCGAGTTTCGTGAAGTTGGAGGAAAGAGGGATACGAGCTCGTTCTGTTTCAATACCAGCTTCTTCTTTGTAAAGGATAGCATCACTTCCAACCATTGCAACAGAATACACCACTCCATCACAAAGCACAGCGTGCGCTCGGTACTTTTCATTATAAGGAATGCCATCACCACTTCCAAAATCATCCTTGCAGTTTGCGAGATGAAGTTTTTCGACAACATTTTCATGTTCAAGATAGAAAGTAAGAGGATTCTCATCCATGAGAAAACCACTTGTATCTATAAAAAAAGAAGCATAAGCGGTGTGAGGGGCATCGCTCGTTTGATCTGCTATTTGAAAAGTGATTGGGTGAGAATCAAATTTTACAGGCATATTAGCGAAAAAATAAAAGCCAACAAGTATGAGTGCAATGACGAAAATAATTATGTATGGACGGTATTTTTTCATGTCTTTACTTTATTTTTTCAATTCTCCCACATTCACCTTTGCCGGACGAACCTCTTTTCCGTTCAGTGTATATCCTTTCTGAATTACCGCAAGAATTTTACCATCTTCGTCTGCTTTTTCTGTCGGGATGAGCGTTGCTGGCTCGTGATTTGCCGTACTAAACATCTCGCCTACCGGATTCGTCTGCTTTACGCCGTATCCTTCGAGTATTGAAAGAAATTGCGAGTATATATACTCTACGCCTTTGCGCCAGTTCTCTGGTGCAGACATCCAGCTCTCTTTATTCGCCATTGCCATATCGAAGCTGTCGAGCGCAGGAATGAGGTCAAGAATGATCTGCTCATTTGAAAATTTGATAAGATTTTCCCGCTCTTCTTTCTCCCGCTTTTTGTAATTGGAAAAGTCGGCCTGTGTCCTCTGCCAGCCATCAAGATACTGCTGTTTTTCAGTGACAGCGACTTTCAGCTTTTCCCGAAGCTTTTTTAAAGCAAGAGCAGAATTCTCCCCCTCCTCGATGTCTTCAATAACAACATCGTCAGTTTCCTGCTCAACTGTGGGGTCTTTTTTAGCGTTTGTATCGTCTGAATTCATATTTGAGATGACATTATATCCAGAAAAACGTCAATGGGCAAGTTTTGGTACACACTCACTTTAGACAATTCTATTTTTGCTTTGTCTATCCACATGTTTTCCACGTTTCCTCTAGTTGCTTTCTCGGAAAAATGTTATAATAAGATACAAGCAGTTTGGACTCTCTATTGTTTGGAGAGAAAATCTGCCAAAAGCTCTTCGAGAGCAGAGGTATTAATAGCTAATCAAAATTATTATGCAAATAATAATCACGATTTCAATTAAACCACCTTCTGTTCTCGGCAGAACCACCAAAGCTAAGTTTACAGAGATTTAGTTACTACGTGCATCTTACCAAGAGAGCAGAAGACAAAGTCTTGAGAAGAACTGTCTGGTAAGGTGGTAAGTGATAAACATTCTTATAGGAATGGGATTAGGTCTGGTTCTCTGTGGGGCCAGATACATTCTAAGCTTATTGGAAAGCGACAACTAGTTTGAGCAAGTAAAAACCCGAGCTATAACTCGGGTTTTTACTTTGTTTGGACTACTGCTTAAGCCTAAATATTATATCATCCCTAAATTGTGGAAAAAGGAGGGGTGGGGAAAACTCTGTTTTTATAGGAAACTCTATAGTTTTTTCACAATAACCTGAATCCACTTTACTTCAGAACGCCCATGGTCGTCCTCAAGCATTGTATTGCTTATGATTTCAAATCCAGCTTCTATTAAAAGAGCCTCCATATTTTCAGGAGTATAGTATCTAAAGAACCTGTCGTGTTTTGAAAGCGTGTCGGTGACAACTGCGGTTTTGTCTTCTCCAGTTTGTGCTTTGACTTTCACAAGTAATGTCCCCCCAGATTTTAAAACTCTGTGAAATTCTTCCAGTGCTTTTTTCGCATCCTCAATAGTTTCGAGATGAACCAAAGAAGCGTGAGCCCAAACCGCTCCAAATGTAGCATCTGGAAAAGGAAGTTCGAGGAAATTTCCTTTTACAAACTCTGTTTCCGGGTTCATCTTTCTAGCAACTTCAAGTAACCCTTCAGACATATCAATTCCAACTGTCTTTATTCCTTTCTCGTGAAAAATTTTACTCTCTCTTCCTGGCCCGCATCCTGCTTCTAAAACATATGCATCTTGCGGTATATGTTCTAAAAACGCTTGGATAGAGGCTGTAGGCGAT is from Candidatus Paceibacterota bacterium and encodes:
- a CDS encoding nucleotide exchange factor GrpE, which codes for MNSDDTNAKKDPTVEQETDDVVIEDIEEGENSALALKKLREKLKVAVTEKQQYLDGWQRTQADFSNYKKREKEERENLIKFSNEQIILDLIPALDSFDMAMANKESWMSAPENWRKGVEYIYSQFLSILEGYGVKQTNPVGEMFSTANHEPATLIPTEKADEDGKILAVIQKGYTLNGKEVRPAKVNVGELKK
- a CDS encoding class I SAM-dependent methyltransferase — translated: MKVEGFKDTIDWYDNNSEQYAKGLYEVSPTASIQAFLEHIPQDAYVLEAGCGPGRESKIFHEKGIKTVGIDMSEGLLEVARKMNPETEFVKGNFLELPFPDATFGAVWAHASLVHLETIEDAKKALEEFHRVLKSGGTLLVKVKAQTGEDKTAVVTDTLSKHDRFFRYYTPENMEALLIEAGFEIISNTMLEDDHGRSEVKWIQVIVKKL